Genomic segment of Candidatus Ancaeobacter aquaticus:
AGCGTTTTCTTTGCTATACCAAGCTTATCATCTTCTACAAGTGAGTTTCCGACTTTAAAACCCTGGCTTTTAAGGAATGTATACGCCATTGCCCCACCAATGATAATGGTATCAACTTTAGAAAGAAGATTTTCCAAAACGCCTATCTTCGACGACACCTTTGCTCCACCAATAATCGCAAGAAACGGATGTGACGGGTTATTCACTGCTTCATCCAAGAAATCAATCTCTTTCCTTAAGAGGTATCCACAGGCGCACTGCTCAAAATATTTTGTTACACCAACCATAGATGCATGTGCCCTATGAGAGGTACCAAACGCATCATTTACATATACATCACCGAGTCGTGCAAGCGATTTTGAAAACTCTTCATCGTTTTTCTTCTCGCCTTTATGAAATCTAAGATTTTCAAGTAGGATAACATCTCCATCTGCCATGTGTGATACTGCTTCTTCGACTTCCGGACCAATACAATCATCAAGCTTTAAAACTTTTTTGCCGAGTAATTCTGATAGACGCGCGGCAACCGGATCCATTCTTAACTGTGAAAACATTTCTTCAGTCTTTGGATTGCCCAGATGACTCATAAGAACAGCTTTACCCCCATGATCGACAACATACTTTATTGTCGGTAACGCAGCCTTTATTCTTGTATCATCTGTGATTTCACGTGCATCGTTAAGCGGCACATTAAAATCCACGCGGATTAATACACGTTTACCCGAATAGTCTATATCCTCAACAAAAAGTTTCTTCATAGTAAAACTCCTTAGTCTATATGTCACAAGGCAACAGACCACAGCCCTAAATTTTATAAGATCTGTGGTCTCTCGTCTTAATCTTGATTTATTACATTTTTGAGATAATCATTTCACACAGATCAATTATTCTGCATGAATATGCCCATTCATTATCGTACCAGCTGTACACTTTAACCATATTGCCGCCAACAACCTTTGTTGAAAGTGCATCAACTATTGATGAAACAGGATTATGCAGAAAATCTCTAGAAACAAGAGGTTCGTCACATACCTGCAATGCTTTCGGCATAGCTTTTGTGCCTTCTCTCAAAGCTGCATTTACTTCTTCAATCGTTGTATCTTTTTCAGTTTCAACGGTAAGGTCAACAAGTGATACATTCGGTGTCGGTACTCTGATTGCAATACCGTCCATTTTACCTTTTAACTCAGGTAAAACCAATCCTATTGCAGCTGCAGCACCTGTTCTTGTCGGAATCATGCTTGCTGTAGCTGTTCTGGCTCTGCGAAGATCCTTATGAGGGAAATCAAGTGTTACCTGATCATTGGTAAACGAATGAATAGTCGTCATAATGCCCTTAACAATACCGAAATTATCTAGTAGCACCTTTGATACCGGCCCTAAACAATTTGTCGTACATGACGCGTTAGAAATAATGTTATGAGAAGCCGGATCATACTTCTGGTCGTTTACACCCATAACAATTGTGATATCTTCATTCTTTGCAGGCGCGCTAATTATAACTTTTTTCACGCTACCACCAGCCATGTGGGCCTTTGCCTTCGTCGCATCAGTGAATATACCGGTTGATTCTATAACTATATCAACTCCGAGATCAGCCCAAGGAATTTGTGCCGGATCTCTCTGAGAAAATACTTTTACTTCTTTACCGTTAATAACTATCGCGTCTTCTTTTGCTTCTACAGTACCATCAAAAGTTCCAAATGTTGAATCATACTTAAAAAGGTGTGCGATTGTCTTTGTATCCGTTAAATCATTTACTGCTACAAACTCTAAATCTTTTGAAGCTAACCCTGCCTTTAAAGCAAGTCTTCCGATACGACCAAAACCATTAATTCCAATTTTTACCGCCATGAAACTCCTCCTCTTCTTTCTTTATTTATATTCATGTTTTTATGTTTTATTTAAACAACGACTTTTTCATATGGTTACAACAAATTAAGCTATCAATTTTATTGATTCATTATGCCTTGTCAAGCGATTTTCTTTTAATTATACTAATATATTGTAAAAGTAGTATATATTAATATCGAAAAATAGTGCTATAATACCGTTATAAAGGGAGTTATCAATGAATCAGGATAACAATTCAAATGATCAGGATAAAACCGTTTATTTGGATAATATTAATAAAGACCAGAAATCCCTTATCGGCTCACGGTTAGGTGAATTTGAAATAACGAGAGAGATTAACCGGGGGGGTATGGGCGTCGTGTATGAAGCGTACCAAAAAAACTTGAAAAGGTCCGCCGCAGTAAAAGTTCTCCCTAAATCTTTCGCCAATCAAAAAACGTTTGTCGACCGTTTTCACAAAGAAGCTGAAGTGCTTGGTTCGCTATCCCACCCACATATCGTGCCAATTTACAACTTCGGTGCCGTAAATGACATCTATTACTTTGCAATGGAATACATTAAAGGCCCCACACTTTCAGAAGTGCTAACACATAAGAAAACACTCACGCAAGTCGTTGATGAATCTGAAGCAATTAACATAATAAAGCAAGTCGCGTTAGGCATCAATTACGCTCACCATAAAGGCATTATACATCGAGATATTAAACCGGGAAACATCTTGATGGATGAAAGCGGTAGAGCCCGCATTGCAGATTTTGGTTTGGTAAAACTGCAGGCACTTGGCGCCGGAAAAGATACAACTCCGCTTATGGGAACGCCGCTGTATATGTCCCCCGAACAAGCACAAGGACGTGAAATTGACTACCGGAGCGATATATATTCACTTGGCTGTGTGTTATATGAACTTTTGACTAACACACCACCGTTTGTCGATAAAACGCTTAAACAGCTTATACGAAAAATTGAAAACGATAACCCCGCGCCGCCCGTATCACTCGCTCCCTCAACACCTTTGCTTCTTAATAATATCGTACTCAAAATGATCGAGAAGAATCCTGATCATAGATATCAATCACTTGATGAATTTCTCACTATCATTGATCGGTACGAAAAAGGCCTCTTGCACATTGATCTTCCAAGAGAAAATGAGGACACACCGAAAAAAACAAAGAAAAAATCCTCAAAGCATTCAGTTCCTTATATAATTATTGCCGGAATCATCATAGTCGGAATCAGCGTATATTTTTTCGTTGTTCCAGCTATAAAAAACATTTACTACAAAGAATGGGCAGAGATGAAACTTAACATTGCCGATAATTATAGAAACAACAGACTATATAAGCCCGCACTTAAGATCTATGAAAAAATAGTAAGAAAGGTACCCACAAGCACATCAGGAAAAGCGGCTCAGAAGAAAATAGAAGCTATTCGGAAAAGGATGAATTAAGTATCCTATCCCCTTAATTCCCTGGCTAAATAGATATTGCACCCTGGGTGCAATATCTATTTATGTGTCCAATGGGATACAATTGACAGGGCTTAGAAATAACACGCGCTTTGGGGATATAGTTTCCCCTTCGAGGATCAAATCCTTGGAAACGCTACGAGTTTACTAAAGGCGACTCTCTATAAAATACCTACCCTTTAATCCTACAGCAGCCCTAAAAATTTTTCTTTCTTTTTGTCTTTGAATAAATCTTCCAGCAGCGTATCAACCGCTTTACTTATAGAATCATCTATCATCTTCTTCGGCTGATTATCGTCGTAGGCAAACGTTGACGGAGGGGTAAATCTTGTTTCAATTCTATTATTCCACAATATCTTACCGCTTTTCACATCCTGAAGATAGAGCCGTATTTGAACATAGCAGTTTGAGAGTTTCGGCGGAATATTAGCGCCCGGGCCCGATCCCATATCGTTGCTGTAGAAAACATACTTGCTAATCCCCGATGAATCTGGGAATCCTTTTTCGTATCCCTGTTGATACACAAACGCGCCCGATCCTTCAGCGAGTCCGCCAACAAGTACCGCGAGCCACCCGTTTATGGGTTTTAAACTCTTCGTTTCATTAAAACCATATTCAATAATCTATCCACGGATAATTTTATCAGCTCCCAGTGTCTTGCCTATTTCTCTTACCTTGCCTTTCGAGAGACCGACTTTCACACCGTCTAAGACCTTGTTATCGCCAAAATCCTTCGATATAGAAAGAAGGTATAATAAATATTCTATCGCCTCTTTGTCCATCGGCTTTAAAATTAATTCCGCCGTAGACTATTGAATTGCTTAAGTATTCCCTGCTTACCGTAATAGTAAAATCTTCTATACACCAACCAGAATCTACTGAGGACATGTTTCCTACTTGTCTATCAATTAAATCAAAATTTAATTTATTACCATCAATGTCGTAGGCACTACTCTAAACCATGGAAAAACTACTGACAATACAACAATTAAGTGACCTACTTCAGGTAAGTATAAAGACCATTTATCAATGGACTCATACTGATTTCATCCCACACTATAAACTACCAAAAGGAGTGCGTTTCAAGACGGTTGAGGTTGAACGCTGGCTAGAAAGAAGGAAAAGAAAAGGCAGGAGCACTTACCACTTGAATATTCCTCTCAAATAATAACGACCCGTAGATTATGCTAGCTATTTTCTTTTTCCAGCGCTGCCAGTACATTACTTTAACGTTTCAGAAAGAAAAAAACAACTTGCAACACAATTGCTATCCCGATGGCTCCGGTCAAAATATAAGTCATTCTTTCAATATTCTTTAGTCTTTCAAATATTTTACTGCTGCCGATCTGATTTATCGTTTGAATAATCTGATGGCTCTCTTCAGAAAGCTTTTGAGTGCTTTCAATAAAAGTTAAAAGTTTTACACTAGCTTTTTGTAATTCGTCTTTAGCTTCCTGATAAGAACCTACCTGTTGATGAAGTGCCTCAAGATTGCTCACCAACTCCTGTGCACGTTCCTCAATTTTGATTATTTCATGTTCTGTAGACATATATTTACCACCTATGAATTAAAGATTTGTACTGCTTTATTGGAAATCTGATTAAACAAACAAACTGCTGGAACAAATATCATATTTTCATCAGCGTCTCCGTTGTTGATTAAGGCCTTTAAAAACTCACGGTCATCTAATGATTCAATTAACAATACTACATAATCATCATATATCAAAGTGCTGCGATTGTAAATCCTCCCCAACAACCATGTCAAAATATCATAGAGTGTATTTTTTGGAATCCGATATTTAGAAACCGCAAAATCACACGCCGCTTCAATATTCTGAAATGCAAGTTCATAATCCGGATTAATGCAATATGTTTCGGAAAGAGCACGCAACATAAGCAACCCTGGATGATCCGGGTATGATTCAAGATACCTTGAAACCTGACCACGAATTTCCGCAGAGTCACGAGGAGACCTCACTCCCCCAATTGCTTCTCCTGACTCTGCTATAACCCCACCATCAAAAATAATTTTGAGATTTGTGAAAGAGCCAACATCATCCAATACTTGTTGAATTTCTTCCGAGTATGTTGTTTCGAGATAGCGCAGTATCCTATCCCTTATGAAATCGTCCTGATTACTACCAGCTGAAACTGCCGCCTCCGCCATGGAAAGAATCTCACGAAATGCGCGCCTGCGGCCTTTCTCAATTGTGTCATAGATGAAACCAATAAGAATTTTTGCCGCCTGCTGAACAAAATCGGTAAAAGGTAAATCCTTATACTCTAGGATTTTGATATATTCTTGTGCTACACGCCCCCGATTATACCCCTCAACATAACGACAAAAATGCTCGATGACTTGATCCTTGGTCACACCAGAAAGTACAAGGCAAAAATCTTTCGCAGGATAATCAATTGTGTAATCACTAACAACACCAAGCAACAGCAGGCGGTGTACGCCTTTCTCAATATTTCCTCGATTATTGTTCTTAAATACTATATTTACTTTTCTTGCCGTCTCAAAATCACCAATTCCTTTCATTATGTTATGAATATCGGTGAGTTCTTTATCTACGCCACGGAATGCATTCAAATGAAACCAAAGCGCGCGAGTAACATCGTCATCGGTATCCCAGTCACGCTCTTTTTCTATTATATTATTGAGCTCGTCAATGGTAGCATCCGGATGCAATAGTTTCTTTGTCCTTTCTTTGAAATCATTTGAAAGGAGCAAAATACTCTGGGCAGTTTTCCTATCACGTCCAGCTCGCCCAGCTTCTTGATAAAAAGATTCTATAGAACTGGGAAGGCCAATGTGAATGGTATATCTAATATTGGGTTTGTCTATCCCCATGCCAAATGATTTTGTCGCAACTAGGATCGGATATTTGTTGTTTTTAAAATCGCTTGCATTTTGACGTTTCAATTGTGCCCAATTTATTCCAGCAGATAATCCTTTAGGTTTTTTTCCACTATAATATCTTACTTCCACACCAAGCATTGAAAGCACTCGTGTGTTTTCAACAACTCCGTAAGAACCACCCGCCCAAGGGCAGAATACTATGCCGCAATTTGTTTTTTCATTTTGTATGCGATAGAAACTTCCGAATGATGAAAACAATACATTTGGAAGATACTGTTGAAACACCGAACGCATAACATTTGCTTTTTGATCTGATTTACATTCAAACACTCCAAAATGCAGTTCTTTTCTATTAAAGGTTTCTGGGGTTATAATTGCCTCAAAATCTTTTATTTGCAACTCACGCAATACATCGCGTAATACAGCGTTTGAAGCTGTCCCTGTAAGCGCCAATAGTGGAGGTACTCTTCCATGTGATTTACAATACTCTCTAGTTGTTCTCCCAATATTTAAATATGCCGTGCGAAAATCGTGACCCCATTCGGAAACGCAATGTGCCTCATCAATTGCGATCAATGCAATGGGAACATTAACTGTTAGCGCTTTAAGGTTATTGCGATATTCATCACTCTGTAATCGTTCGGGGGCAACATAACAAAATATATATTCTCCCCTAGAAAACGCTTGAATTAACTGTGAACGAATAGGTCCCTCAGTCTGACTGGTAATTCCCTCGACTCTATCTATACCGCAACGAAATAGATTCTCTTTTTGGTCATCAATCAATGCAGTAATGGGATCAATTACAACCGTTACACCAGGTAAAACCAAAGACGCTAATTGAAAAGCTATTGATTTACCTGCTCCGGTAGGAAGCAAAACTACTGCGTCCTTTCCTTCTAAAGCCCTAAGAATTGCCTCAAACTGCCCCTCAAGAAAAGTTTCAAATCTAAATATATAGTGTAAGAAGTATTGTAATATTGTCTCCTGTGGTTCGACAATCTGAATACCAGAGGTTCTTTCCTCGCTATGCGCAATAGTATAAGGAAACGTGATATCCTGAATCACAAAACGAGCACCTTTCGTGCATTGATTTTCATCAAAAGTAATTATCACACCATCCACTGCACTAGGCTGCGTAGTAACAGTAGCAGATATATTACTAAAGTCATTGTCCACGCCATAAAGCGCACAAAAGTTGTGCATTAGTTCCAATAAGTCAGCCATAGCTGCTTCTATAATTATATCGGTTTCATGTTTCTCAAATGTTACCGAATTAGAGTCAAAATAAATGGTTACTTTGCCTTGATTAAGTGGCAACGAGCCAGCAATTAAGGCCTCAATAACCGTCATTTGAAATTGATAAGCCAGCTTGATTGCAAGCAAATATTTATCAGTAGCGGAAATAGAATTAATTATTTCTATTTTACTACCGTCAAGCGCATTGATAAGTTCTTGGAAATTAACACCGGCATCGTCCGCTAATTCTTGATTGGTAATTCTGATAGATTGAAAACCTTTATTTTGCAAGAGCATGTTTCGGTTGTCATCACGGGATTGATGGCTATCATGTCCTGGATCGTCTATCTCAACAATGAACGATTTTGTTGGGGTTGTAATTAGAAAATCAGCTTGCTGATAAACAAACGGGTCTGCACTATTCTGATCCCCCACCAAGCTAAAAAACTGCACCTGCGGTATGACAAATTTCTTATAGTAGGGCCCCAAATACTTATGTAAAACATCTTCATAAAAATACTTCTCCGGCGTTTTGTTGCTAAATATCGATTGTGCTTTTCCATCAAACTGTGCCGTGGTATTCTGGTTTGGATTAATTAAAGCGAGATAGTGCATTAGATCTATATTTGAAGCATCAAACTCGCATGGAGAAAATGCATTCCGCAAGCTTGCTTCAAGAGTGGGAGATAGAAGCGTAAGTCTTCCGCGCGTTAATATCTTTTTAGCAGCAAGTAATACTTGCCTATCCCTTGCTGACACTTCGCTTGTTATTGATTCAGGAAAATCAACGCGCCACTGCCCATAAAACCCAACCTGGTCTCTAGCAATCTCGCCTTTATTAATAAGATCCAGCAACTCTTTTGCAACTGCTATATTCTGGAAAAAAAGGGAACGGTAGGTCTCAAATCGTTCTCGCGCATTCAATATAACGGGCGGGCGAGTAAGCTTGTCTTGTGACTCGAGTAGCTGTTCTCCAGCAACCTGCGGCTGTTCATCATCTCCAATATTAACAATAACTCCCCTACATGTAGTTCTCCAGTTTGGACAACCATAAAATTGTCGACCAGCATAACGGCCCTGTCGCGATGTTTTTAATAACATCGTCGCTCCGCATTTTGGACATTTTGGTGTTTCTATAATCATATTATTCCGACAAATTTTTATACTACTCTTATCAAAATGTTAACTTATCAACTGCCTTATCGACATGTTCATCCGCAAGATGTGAATAGATCATTGTGGTATCTATATCTGAATGCCCCATAAGTTTCTTTACAGCAGGTAAATCTACGCCTTTCATAACAAAATGGCTTGCAAAAGTGTGCCTAAGGGTATGTATCTTAGTTAAATAATCAAGCCCACATCTTTTAGCAGCAACTTTAAATGGTAGCTGCTACCATTTATTCAAGTGATCCGTCCCCCGAATTTATAGCCTGCTATATAACAATAAGAATGCCATTTATTACTATTTTATATTATTATATCTCATACAATAATAGGTGGAAAAGGGGAGAACAGACACCTTTTCCTGGTCTTACTTCAGAGTTTTTGTTAAAATATCAAGGGTCTTTGAGGCAAAGGGATGGAAAAAGCTGTCTCCCTGATACAGTTTTATATCCGGATAGGTTATATCGAAATATCTTCCCGTAATTATCGCTTCTTCAATAACGTTCCGGAATGAAGAAGAGACAAGATACGCGTCAGAGGACCACGGTTCCGCATCAAGAACAAGCAGTAAATTGTCAAAAAAAGTGAAAAACTCACCCCAATTAATGTAATGGAACTTTTCCACGTCAGATATGCTCTTCACGAACATAGATCCATCCTGAAGTAAATAAAGAGTCTCTCTTTTCTTCCTCTGCCTTGCAAGAAAACCTGCCCCTGACCAGCTTTCAAGAATTCTGTACACTATTTTCTGATTATAAAATATCTCCTTAGCGATCCTATTTGAATTACCCTCTTTAATCGTCATAAGATAAAGTAGTATCTCGACTCTGGCATTCACCCCAAAAATACATCTAAGATGCAATTGCATAGATGCGTTTTTTTTAACCTGTGGTTCAACAACAGAATTTTTTAATACCATGTTCCTTATAGTCTGGCTATATTCTTCCGGAAAAGACTGTGATACTGAATCAATATCGATGCCCCCGATCTTGCTGTCAGCTGTCCTTTGAATCTCTTCGATCAGATCGATCAAGCCTTCTATGATCAACGGCCCATTCGGATATTTGATCTTTTCCAGAAAATGTTTGCTGAGATTCTTGAGCCTGGAAAGGTTTATATATCTCCTGTTTTTTAATATCCATCCTAATGATTCACCTAAAAGTCTTTTATCAAACCTACCTATAAACAATGTGGACAATATCAGGCTTTCGAGATCTATGAACCATCTACTCTGTTCTTTAACATTTGATGATAGCCCTAGCGCTGTCCATTGTTTCCAATGGAGTTCAATAAGTTTATTTTGTAATTCTTCCTTAAAATTGTTTGGCGATATTTTCATATCCCTTTTCCATAAGAAAACTTTTTAATATATCCCTGAACTCACTAGAGACATCTTGTGTTAGAACCCATTGAGATGCCATCAATATTTCTTCACTACTCGGTTTCAGCGCAAATAGGTCATCTGTATGATATCCGCCGCGATCAAGCGACGCGTAAAGCTTAAAGTGTATCTGATCCAAGCGGCTTATAAAATATACCGTGAGATATTCTCCGCATGCTCTCTTAACCAGCCTTTTTTCAAAACCATTCGGCAGTCCTGTCTCAATCTGTTTTGCCGGTCCTGTATTTATCCAATTATCCGGCAAATTAAAATCTCTTTGGACAATTTTCGCCGCTTTTTCAAACCATTCAGGAAATTCATCTATTTTCTCTATCTTTATCCGGCCATGCGACATTGAAATTTTGCCTATTACATCGACATCTTTAGTTGTTCTCAGAATCAACTTGAGGGCAAAAAGCGCAGTACCACCACATACTACTATAGAGATAGGAGCTCCTTGACTAATTCCGATTTGCTTATCCAAAGCAGAAAGAATCTTTTTAATATTTTGATTATCTATCATCATACTAAGTGTTATATAGCCTTATAATAAGGCTGTCAAGTACTATAATTATAATTAATAATTACCTAACATATTATTGATTTTATTGGACTTTGTTTGATAGTGAAGACAAAGCAGCCTATTGAATAATACGCCCTGATAACGTAGTATATAAATATCAATAAGGATCAGCAAAAAAGATAAATGGTAGAGATAAATGGTAGCAGCTACCATTTAGTTGATTTGAATTGAAGCGTCTTCTAGTAAAATATCTCAATATAAGATCGATAATCCGATGAGATCATTGAGATATGTGGTTGGGATATTAAAAACAGAGGATTGGAAATAAATTCAAAAAAACATAAAAACTAGGTGCAACTCTATTTTCCTACTGTAGCAAAATAAAATTCACGATTCAAGACCCCATTTTATGTAGCTTACCTTATAATTAAGTGATCCGTCCCCCGAATTCACATCTTTTAGCAGCAACTTTAAATGGTAGCTGCTACCATTTATTGAATCTGGACATAACAGTTTGAGAGTTTTGGTGGAATATTGGCGCCCGGTCCTGAGCCCATATCGTTGCTGTAAACATACTTACTAATCCCCGATGAATCAGGCAATCCTTTTTCGTACCCTTGTTGATACACAAACGCGCCTGATCCTTCAGCGAGTCCGCCAACAAGTACCGCGAGCCACCCATTTATAGGGTTTAAACTCTTCGTTTCATTAAAACCATATTCAATAATCTGTCCACGGATAATTTTGTCAGCTCCCAGTGTATTGCCTATTTCTTTTACCTTGCCTTTCGAGAGACCGACTTTCACGCCGTCTAAGACCTTATTATCGCTAAAATCACCCGTCGTATCCTGAGCCATCATATGAACAAGATTTGCCTGCTGCACTT
This window contains:
- a CDS encoding phosphoglycerate kinase, yielding MKKLFVEDIDYSGKRVLIRVDFNVPLNDAREITDDTRIKAALPTIKYVVDHGGKAVLMSHLGNPKTEEMFSQLRMDPVAARLSELLGKKVLKLDDCIGPEVEEAVSHMADGDVILLENLRFHKGEKKNDEEFSKSLARLGDVYVNDAFGTSHRAHASMVGVTKYFEQCACGYLLRKEIDFLDEAVNNPSHPFLAIIGGAKVSSKIGVLENLLSKVDTIIIGGAMAYTFLKSQGFKVGNSLVEDDKLGIAKKTLEDAKVKNVEIILPVDHRVAKEVADGVPSEIVGKDIADGMIGVDVGPESIALYTEKIKSAKTILWNGPLGVFEIKDFSFGTFEVARLIAETDCVSIIGGGDSVSAVNKSGLADKMSHISTGGGASLEYLEGKPLPGIEALTDK
- the gap gene encoding type I glyceraldehyde-3-phosphate dehydrogenase is translated as MAVKIGINGFGRIGRLALKAGLASKDLEFVAVNDLTDTKTIAHLFKYDSTFGTFDGTVEAKEDAIVINGKEVKVFSQRDPAQIPWADLGVDIVIESTGIFTDATKAKAHMAGGSVKKVIISAPAKNEDITIVMGVNDQKYDPASHNIISNASCTTNCLGPVSKVLLDNFGIVKGIMTTIHSFTNDQVTLDFPHKDLRRARTATASMIPTRTGAAAAIGLVLPELKGKMDGIAIRVPTPNVSLVDLTVETEKDTTIEEVNAALREGTKAMPKALQVCDEPLVSRDFLHNPVSSIVDALSTKVVGGNMVKVYSWYDNEWAYSCRIIDLCEMIISKM
- a CDS encoding RecQ family ATP-dependent DNA helicase, with amino-acid sequence MLLKTSRQGRYAGRQFYGCPNWRTTCRGVIVNIGDDEQPQVAGEQLLESQDKLTRPPVILNARERFETYRSLFFQNIAVAKELLDLINKGEIARDQVGFYGQWRVDFPESITSEVSARDRQVLLAAKKILTRGRLTLLSPTLEASLRNAFSPCEFDASNIDLMHYLALINPNQNTTAQFDGKAQSIFSNKTPEKYFYEDVLHKYLGPYYKKFVIPQVQFFSLVGDQNSADPFVYQQADFLITTPTKSFIVEIDDPGHDSHQSRDDNRNMLLQNKGFQSIRITNQELADDAGVNFQELINALDGSKIEIINSISATDKYLLAIKLAYQFQMTVIEALIAGSLPLNQGKVTIYFDSNSVTFEKHETDIIIEAAMADLLELMHNFCALYGVDNDFSNISATVTTQPSAVDGVIITFDENQCTKGARFVIQDITFPYTIAHSEERTSGIQIVEPQETILQYFLHYIFRFETFLEGQFEAILRALEGKDAVVLLPTGAGKSIAFQLASLVLPGVTVVIDPITALIDDQKENLFRCGIDRVEGITSQTEGPIRSQLIQAFSRGEYIFCYVAPERLQSDEYRNNLKALTVNVPIALIAIDEAHCVSEWGHDFRTAYLNIGRTTREYCKSHGRVPPLLALTGTASNAVLRDVLRELQIKDFEAIITPETFNRKELHFGVFECKSDQKANVMRSVFQQYLPNVLFSSFGSFYRIQNEKTNCGIVFCPWAGGSYGVVENTRVLSMLGVEVRYYSGKKPKGLSAGINWAQLKRQNASDFKNNKYPILVATKSFGMGIDKPNIRYTIHIGLPSSIESFYQEAGRAGRDRKTAQSILLLSNDFKERTKKLLHPDATIDELNNIIEKERDWDTDDDVTRALWFHLNAFRGVDKELTDIHNIMKGIGDFETARKVNIVFKNNNRGNIEKGVHRLLLLGVVSDYTIDYPAKDFCLVLSGVTKDQVIEHFCRYVEGYNRGRVAQEYIKILEYKDLPFTDFVQQAAKILIGFIYDTIEKGRRRAFREILSMAEAAVSAGSNQDDFIRDRILRYLETTYSEEIQQVLDDVGSFTNLKIIFDGGVIAESGEAIGGVRSPRDSAEIRGQVSRYLESYPDHPGLLMLRALSETYCINPDYELAFQNIEAACDFAVSKYRIPKNTLYDILTWLLGRIYNRSTLIYDDYVVLLIESLDDREFLKALINNGDADENMIFVPAVCLFNQISNKAVQIFNS
- a CDS encoding serine/threonine-protein kinase, with translation MNQDNNSNDQDKTVYLDNINKDQKSLIGSRLGEFEITREINRGGMGVVYEAYQKNLKRSAAVKVLPKSFANQKTFVDRFHKEAEVLGSLSHPHIVPIYNFGAVNDIYYFAMEYIKGPTLSEVLTHKKTLTQVVDESEAINIIKQVALGINYAHHKGIIHRDIKPGNILMDESGRARIADFGLVKLQALGAGKDTTPLMGTPLYMSPEQAQGREIDYRSDIYSLGCVLYELLTNTPPFVDKTLKQLIRKIENDNPAPPVSLAPSTPLLLNNIVLKMIEKNPDHRYQSLDEFLTIIDRYEKGLLHIDLPRENEDTPKKTKKKSSKHSVPYIIIAGIIIVGISVYFFVVPAIKNIYYKEWAEMKLNIADNYRNNRLYKPALKIYEKIVRKVPTSTSGKAAQKKIEAIRKRMN